The Roseococcus microcysteis genome contains a region encoding:
- a CDS encoding Gfo/Idh/MocA family protein — MQLSIIGLGIMGERLLRAALDHGGTRVVGVWDPSPAAAARLAAITGAVPMLDSAEAAIGAAEAVYVASPPASHIAHGQAVLGAGRSLFLEKPLASDVAAARAFVAAAAGQRAAVNFPMASSPAVAQLRAWLPEVGEIQSISIKVAFAAWPRAWQAAAASWLALRAEGGFTREVVSHFLFLAQRLGGGLRLEQAHAEFPGGEACETAITARLMAGDVPVTLEGSVGTVAAEDHNLFVVTGTKGALRLRDWSFAERQGADGGWHAAPDALPNPQMRPLTLSRQLDKLAALTRGESVDLATLGEALAVQEVVEAILAA, encoded by the coding sequence ATGCAGCTTTCCATCATCGGCCTCGGCATCATGGGCGAGCGCCTGTTGCGCGCGGCGCTGGACCATGGCGGCACGCGGGTTGTGGGCGTGTGGGACCCTTCGCCCGCGGCGGCGGCGCGGCTGGCTGCCATCACGGGCGCGGTGCCCATGCTGGACAGCGCCGAGGCGGCGATCGGGGCGGCCGAGGCCGTCTATGTCGCCTCGCCCCCCGCCTCGCACATCGCGCATGGGCAGGCGGTGCTGGGGGCGGGGCGTTCGCTCTTCCTGGAGAAGCCGCTCGCCTCCGACGTGGCGGCGGCGCGCGCCTTCGTGGCGGCCGCGGCCGGGCAGCGGGCGGCGGTGAACTTCCCCATGGCCTCCTCGCCGGCCGTCGCGCAGCTGCGCGCCTGGCTGCCGGAGGTAGGCGAGATCCAGTCCATCTCCATCAAGGTGGCCTTCGCCGCCTGGCCGCGTGCCTGGCAGGCGGCCGCCGCCTCCTGGCTCGCGCTGCGCGCCGAGGGCGGCTTTACGCGCGAGGTGGTGTCGCATTTCCTCTTTCTCGCGCAGCGCCTGGGCGGTGGGCTGCGGCTGGAGCAGGCACACGCCGAATTCCCGGGCGGCGAGGCCTGCGAGACGGCCATCACAGCGCGCCTGATGGCTGGGGACGTGCCGGTGACGCTGGAAGGTTCGGTCGGCACCGTGGCGGCGGAGGACCACAACCTCTTCGTTGTGACCGGCACCAAGGGCGCGCTGCGCCTGCGCGACTGGTCCTTCGCCGAGCGCCAGGGCGCCGATGGCGGCTGGCACGCCGCCCCTGACGCCCTGCCCAACCCGCAGATGCGCCCGCTGACCCTGTCGCGCCAGCTCGACAAGCTGGCCGCGCTCACGCGGGGCGAGAGCGTGGACCTCGCCACGCTCGGCGAGGCGCTGGCGGTGCAGGAGGTGGTGGAGGCGATCCTGGCGGCGTAG
- a CDS encoding DsbA family oxidoreductase: MEQARRIDVISDAICPWCWIGKRQLEAALSQLGGGFAVYWRPYQLNPDMPVEGVERASYRAAKFGSLERSREADARVAEAGRAVGLEFRHDRMLRTPNTIKAHRLIRWAAGPRQDAMVEALFQAYFHDGQDIGDDATLAALATGAGFDGAAEFLASGAEEAEIRAEDAQFRRIGISGVPSFALDGRVMFSGAWPAERMAEVFTQRVA, from the coding sequence ATGGAACAGGCCCGCCGCATTGACGTGATCTCGGACGCGATCTGCCCCTGGTGCTGGATCGGCAAGCGGCAGCTGGAAGCCGCGCTGAGCCAGCTCGGCGGCGGTTTCGCCGTGTATTGGCGCCCCTACCAGCTCAACCCCGACATGCCCGTCGAGGGCGTCGAGCGCGCCAGCTACCGCGCGGCCAAGTTCGGCAGCCTCGAACGCTCGCGGGAGGCCGATGCGCGCGTGGCCGAGGCCGGGCGCGCCGTGGGCCTCGAATTCCGCCACGACCGCATGCTGCGCACGCCCAACACCATCAAGGCCCATCGCCTCATCCGCTGGGCGGCCGGGCCGCGCCAGGATGCCATGGTGGAAGCCCTGTTCCAGGCCTATTTCCACGACGGCCAGGACATCGGCGACGACGCCACCCTCGCCGCCCTCGCCACCGGCGCCGGCTTTGACGGTGCCGCCGAATTCCTCGCCTCCGGCGCCGAGGAGGCCGAAATCCGCGCCGAAGACGCCCAGTTCCGCCGCATCGGCATCTCCGGCGTGCCGAGTTTCGCCCTGGACGGCCGCGTGATGTTCAGCGGCGCCTGGCCCGCCGAGCGCATGGCGGAGGTCTTCACCCAGCGGGTGGCGTAG
- a CDS encoding alpha/beta fold hydrolase: MPHVMTDDGVALHYVEAGSGTPIVFVHEFAGDARSWEPQIRYFSRRYRCIAYHARGYPPSDVPTDPRAYSQDRATDDIAAVIQGLGLGPAHVVGLSMGAFAALHLGLRHPHLARSLTAAGVGYGAAPDKRAQFQAEIDASVAKLRAGGMQEFGRIYAHGPTRLIFEEKDPRGFAEFEAQMCEHSTEGSALTMLGCQRERPSLFDLEAGFRKMTVPTFIIAGDEDDPTLEPALYLKRTISTSALLVMPKCGHTMNLEDPGAFNSALQDFITTVDANAWRPRIPASISGGIIAQR, translated from the coding sequence ATGCCCCATGTCATGACCGATGATGGTGTCGCGCTCCATTACGTCGAGGCCGGAAGCGGCACCCCCATCGTCTTCGTCCATGAATTCGCCGGCGATGCGCGCAGCTGGGAGCCGCAGATCCGCTACTTCTCCCGCCGCTATCGCTGCATCGCCTACCATGCCCGTGGATACCCGCCCTCGGACGTGCCGACCGATCCGCGTGCCTATTCGCAGGACCGCGCCACCGACGATATCGCGGCCGTGATCCAGGGGCTGGGTCTTGGCCCCGCGCATGTGGTCGGCCTCTCCATGGGTGCCTTCGCGGCCCTGCATCTCGGCCTGCGCCACCCGCACCTGGCCCGCAGCCTGACCGCGGCCGGGGTGGGCTATGGCGCCGCGCCCGACAAGCGCGCGCAGTTCCAGGCGGAGATCGATGCCTCGGTGGCGAAGCTCCGCGCAGGCGGCATGCAGGAATTCGGCCGCATCTACGCCCATGGCCCGACGCGCCTCATCTTCGAGGAAAAGGACCCGCGCGGCTTCGCCGAATTCGAGGCGCAGATGTGCGAGCATTCTACCGAAGGCTCCGCGCTGACCATGCTGGGCTGCCAGCGCGAGCGCCCCTCGCTCTTCGACCTCGAAGCCGGGTTCCGGAAGATGACCGTCCCCACCTTCATCATCGCCGGCGACGAGGACGACCCGACCCTCGAACCCGCCCTCTACCTCAAGCGCACCATCTCCACCTCGGCGCTGCTCGTCATGCCCAAATGCGGGCACACGATGAACCTGGAAGACCCCGGCGCCTTCAACAGCGCGCTGCAAGACTTCATCACCACCGTGGACGCCAACGCCTGGCGCCCCCGCATCCCGGCCAGCATCAGCGGCGGGATCATCGCGCAGCGGTAG
- a CDS encoding SUF system Fe-S cluster assembly regulator, giving the protein MLRLSRLTDYAVVVLARMGEEAAALQSAPGLATRTGLPEPTVAKVLKTLAQAGVVEGLRGARGGYRLAKPLPDIKLTEVIVAFDGPIALTACVDGGSGLCESEHLCPVRGRWDPVNTAIRDALEKISVAELAGHALAPVEADFRLAAE; this is encoded by the coding sequence GTGCTCAGGCTCTCCAGACTGACGGATTACGCGGTCGTGGTCCTGGCCCGCATGGGCGAGGAGGCCGCCGCCTTGCAAAGCGCCCCGGGCCTTGCCACGCGCACCGGCCTGCCCGAGCCCACCGTGGCCAAGGTGCTGAAGACCCTGGCCCAGGCCGGGGTGGTGGAAGGGCTGCGCGGCGCGCGCGGCGGCTACCGCCTGGCCAAGCCGCTGCCCGACATCAAGCTGACCGAGGTGATCGTGGCCTTCGACGGCCCCATCGCGCTGACCGCCTGCGTGGATGGTGGGTCGGGGCTGTGCGAGAGCGAGCATCTTTGCCCCGTGCGCGGTCGTTGGGATCCGGTGAACACCGCGATCCGCGATGCGCTCGAGAAGATTTCCGTGGCCGAACTGGCGGGGCACGCGCTCGCCCCCGTCGAGGCCGATTTCCGCCTGGCTGCCGAGTAG
- the sufB gene encoding Fe-S cluster assembly protein SufB, with translation MPAVAETIETVQSAQEGGYKFGFETKIEMEFAPKGLNEDIVRFISAKKGEPEWLLEWRLKAYAMWLKMEEPDWAAVSYPKFDYQDAYYYAAPKNKVVPKSLDEVDPELLRTYEKLGIPLREQERLQGIAVDAVFDSVSVATSYKERLGKEGIIFCSISEAVHTHPELVKQYLGSVVPQGDNYFACLNSAVFTDGSFVYIPKGVRCPMELSTYFRINAQNTGQFERTLIIAEAGSHVSYLEGCTAPQRDENQMHAAVVELVAMDDATIKYSTVQNWYPGDAEGKGGIYNFVTKRGACRGARSKISWTQVETGSAITWKYPSCILQGDDSVGEFYSVAITNNRQQADTGTKMWHIGKNTRSTIVSKGISAGHGQNTYRGLVKISPKATGARNFTQCDSLLIGDQCGAHTVPYIENRCATAKIEHEATTSRIAEDQLFYCRARGLNQEEAVGLIVNGFCREVLKELPMEFAVEAQKLLAISLEGSVG, from the coding sequence ATGCCCGCCGTCGCAGAAACCATCGAGACCGTCCAGTCCGCCCAGGAAGGCGGCTACAAGTTCGGCTTCGAGACCAAGATCGAGATGGAGTTCGCCCCCAAGGGGCTGAACGAGGACATCGTCCGCTTCATCTCCGCCAAGAAGGGTGAGCCGGAATGGCTGCTGGAATGGCGGCTGAAGGCCTATGCCATGTGGCTGAAGATGGAGGAGCCCGATTGGGCCGCCGTCTCCTACCCCAAATTCGACTACCAGGACGCCTACTACTACGCCGCGCCGAAGAACAAGGTGGTGCCGAAGTCGCTTGACGAGGTGGACCCCGAACTGCTCCGCACCTACGAGAAGCTGGGCATTCCCCTGCGCGAGCAGGAGCGGCTGCAGGGCATCGCGGTGGACGCGGTGTTCGACAGCGTCTCCGTCGCCACCTCCTACAAGGAGCGGCTGGGCAAGGAGGGCATCATCTTCTGCTCGATCAGCGAGGCGGTGCACACGCACCCGGAGCTGGTGAAGCAGTATCTCGGCAGCGTGGTGCCGCAGGGCGACAACTACTTCGCCTGCCTGAACAGCGCGGTCTTCACCGATGGCAGCTTCGTCTACATCCCCAAGGGCGTGCGCTGCCCGATGGAGCTGTCCACCTATTTCCGCATCAACGCCCAGAACACCGGCCAGTTCGAGCGCACGCTGATCATCGCGGAAGCGGGCAGCCATGTCTCCTACCTGGAAGGCTGCACCGCGCCCCAGCGCGACGAGAACCAGATGCATGCCGCGGTGGTCGAGCTGGTGGCCATGGACGACGCCACCATCAAGTATTCCACCGTGCAGAACTGGTACCCCGGCGACGCCGAAGGCAAGGGCGGCATCTACAACTTCGTGACCAAACGCGGCGCCTGCCGTGGCGCGCGGTCCAAGATTTCCTGGACGCAGGTGGAGACGGGCTCGGCCATCACCTGGAAATATCCCTCCTGCATTCTGCAGGGCGATGACAGCGTGGGCGAGTTCTATTCCGTCGCCATCACCAACAACCGCCAGCAGGCCGATACCGGGACGAAGATGTGGCATATCGGGAAGAACACCCGGTCCACCATCGTCTCCAAGGGCATCAGCGCGGGGCATGGGCAGAACACCTATCGAGGCCTGGTAAAGATCAGCCCCAAGGCCACCGGCGCCCGCAACTTCACCCAGTGCGACAGCCTGCTGATCGGCGACCAGTGCGGGGCGCACACCGTGCCCTACATCGAGAACCGCTGCGCCACCGCGAAGATCGAGCATGAGGCGACCACCAGCCGCATCGCCGAGGACCAGCTGTTCTACTGCCGCGCCCGCGGCCTGAACCAGGAGGAGGCGGTGGGCCTCATCGTGAACGGCTTCTGCCGCGAAGTGCTCAAGGAATTGCCCATGGAATTCGCGGTGGAGGCGCAGAAGCTGCTCGCCATCTCGCTGGAAGGGAGCGTTGGCTGA
- the sufC gene encoding Fe-S cluster assembly ATPase SufC produces MLKIENLTAEIDGKQILNGINLEVPAGEVHAIMGPNGSGKSTLSYVLSGREGYEITGGSATFNGVDLLAMEPEERAASGVFLAFQYPVELPGVGNANFLRTALNAIRRARGEAEVDAMQFLKLSRAKIKALQMSEDMLKRNVNVGFSGGEKKRNEVLQMALLEPKLAILDETDSGLDIDALKIVADGVNAMRGPGFSALVITHYQRLLDHITPDRVHVLMGGRIVKTGGPELALELEAEGYAKVAA; encoded by the coding sequence ATGTTGAAGATCGAGAACCTGACCGCGGAAATCGACGGCAAGCAGATCCTGAACGGCATCAACCTCGAGGTGCCGGCGGGCGAGGTGCACGCCATCATGGGCCCCAACGGCTCGGGCAAGTCCACCCTGTCCTACGTGCTCTCGGGGCGTGAGGGCTATGAGATCACGGGCGGCAGCGCCACCTTCAACGGCGTGGACCTGCTGGCGATGGAGCCGGAGGAGCGCGCGGCGTCGGGCGTGTTTCTCGCCTTCCAGTACCCGGTGGAACTGCCCGGCGTGGGTAATGCCAACTTCCTCCGCACCGCGCTGAACGCCATCCGCCGCGCGCGCGGCGAGGCGGAGGTGGACGCCATGCAGTTCCTCAAGCTCTCGCGCGCCAAGATCAAGGCGCTGCAGATGAGCGAGGACATGCTGAAGCGCAACGTGAATGTGGGCTTCTCCGGCGGCGAGAAGAAGCGCAACGAGGTGCTGCAGATGGCGCTGCTGGAACCCAAGCTCGCCATCCTCGACGAGACCGACAGCGGCCTCGACATCGACGCGCTGAAGATCGTGGCCGATGGCGTGAACGCCATGCGCGGGCCGGGCTTCTCGGCGCTCGTCATCACCCACTACCAGCGCCTGCTGGACCACATCACGCCCGACCGCGTGCATGTGCTGATGGGCGGGCGCATCGTGAAGACCGGTGGCCCCGAGCTCGCGCTGGAGCTGGAGGCGGAGGGCTACGCGAAGGTGGCGGCATGA
- the sufD gene encoding Fe-S cluster assembly protein SufD, giving the protein MNTMVTGAASFLGRFEGLRERLPGGRTPWVAKLRAEAAESFRAQGLPGRRIEAWHYTDLGVLAQLGFTEALTLADEAPALPPARAAHRAVFVDGRFASALSQLPAGAAPLAEALDATEGRLGALAQTLPIVALNTMLFEDGLVLDVPAGVDAGEMELLSFATHAGRAIAFHPRHLIRLGEGARLTLIDTSLGEAEATYLHNPVYEIAVAEGAELTHVRIQREGRAGFQLSTVLATVQAGGTYDNFTLNAGGRLVRNEIHVALQGPKAACHMNGAQLVAEGQHADTTTFLDHAAPDCPSRQTYKTVLAGRSRGVFQGKILVRQAAQRTDGYQMNQALLLSDDAEINAKPQLEIYADDVKCSHGATVGALDEAQLFYLRARGIPASTARAMLVEAFLTEAIEGVINPLAQEALSEAISGWWQKEAV; this is encoded by the coding sequence ATGAACACCATGGTGACCGGTGCCGCTTCCTTCCTGGGCCGCTTTGAGGGCCTGCGCGAACGCCTGCCTGGCGGCCGCACGCCCTGGGTGGCGAAGCTGCGCGCCGAAGCGGCCGAGAGTTTCCGCGCCCAGGGCCTGCCCGGCCGGCGCATCGAGGCCTGGCACTACACGGATCTCGGCGTGCTGGCGCAGCTTGGCTTCACCGAGGCGCTGACGCTGGCGGACGAGGCCCCTGCCCTGCCGCCCGCCCGCGCCGCGCACCGCGCCGTCTTTGTGGATGGCCGCTTCGCGTCCGCGCTGTCGCAACTGCCGGCGGGTGCGGCGCCGCTGGCCGAGGCGCTGGACGCCACCGAAGGCCGGCTGGGCGCGCTGGCGCAGACCCTGCCGATCGTGGCGCTGAACACCATGCTGTTCGAGGATGGGCTGGTGTTGGACGTGCCGGCGGGCGTGGATGCGGGGGAGATGGAACTGCTCTCCTTCGCCACCCATGCCGGCCGCGCCATTGCCTTCCATCCGCGCCACCTGATCCGCCTCGGCGAAGGCGCCAGGCTCACGCTGATCGACACCAGCCTGGGCGAGGCGGAGGCCACCTATCTGCACAACCCGGTCTATGAGATCGCGGTGGCGGAGGGGGCGGAACTCACGCATGTCCGCATCCAGCGCGAGGGTCGCGCGGGCTTTCAGCTTTCCACCGTGCTGGCCACGGTGCAGGCCGGCGGCACCTATGACAATTTCACGCTGAATGCCGGCGGGCGGCTGGTCCGCAACGAGATCCATGTGGCGCTGCAAGGCCCCAAGGCCGCCTGCCACATGAATGGCGCGCAGCTGGTGGCCGAGGGGCAGCACGCGGACACCACCACCTTCCTCGACCACGCAGCCCCGGACTGCCCCAGCCGGCAGACCTACAAGACGGTGCTGGCCGGGCGTTCGCGCGGCGTGTTCCAGGGCAAGATCCTGGTGCGACAGGCCGCGCAGCGCACCGATGGCTACCAGATGAACCAGGCGCTGCTGCTCTCGGACGATGCCGAGATCAACGCCAAGCCGCAGCTCGAAATCTACGCCGACGACGTGAAGTGCAGCCATGGCGCGACGGTGGGCGCCCTGGACGAAGCGCAGCTCTTCTACTTGCGCGCACGCGGCATCCCGGCCAGCACCGCCCGCGCCATGCTGGTCGAGGCCTTCCTGACCGAAGCGATCGAGGGCGTGATCAACCCCCTCGCGCAGGAGGCGCTGTCCGAGGCCATCTCCGGCTGGTGGCAGAAAGAAGCGGTGTGA
- a CDS encoding aminotransferase class V-fold PLP-dependent enzyme, translating into MDALPARLDVARIRQDFPILGTQVRGKPLVFLDSGASAQKPRAVIEAMTRCMETAYANVHRGAYHLSEVATANFEAAREAAQRFLGAATPEEIVFTRNSTEAFNLVAHSFGRALLKRGQVVLVSEMEHHANLVPWQMLRDAGFGIGLRFIRVTDAGELDLDDYARHLAQGDVGLVSVTHMSNVLGTVTPAARIARMAHEAGARVMFDGSQAAVHRAVDVRAIDADFYAFTGHKLYGPTGIGVLYGKRELLDSMPPFQGGGDMIETVTLEGSTWAAPPARFEPGTPAIIEAAGLLAAIEYVNAIGMEAIEAHERTLVEHASATLAQVPGLTLLGSAQDRGGVFAFSLDVAHPHDLSTFLDRRGICVRAGRHCAEPLHARFGLEGGTSRASFGLYTTAEEIDALAEALVAARKFFA; encoded by the coding sequence ATGGACGCCCTCCCCGCCCGGCTGGACGTGGCGCGCATCCGCCAGGATTTCCCGATCCTTGGCACGCAGGTGCGCGGCAAGCCACTGGTCTTCCTGGACAGCGGCGCCTCCGCCCAGAAGCCGCGCGCCGTGATCGAGGCGATGACGCGCTGCATGGAAACGGCCTATGCCAATGTCCATCGCGGCGCCTATCACCTGAGTGAGGTCGCCACCGCCAATTTCGAGGCGGCGCGCGAGGCGGCGCAGCGTTTCCTGGGTGCCGCGACGCCCGAGGAAATCGTCTTCACCCGCAACTCCACCGAGGCCTTCAACCTTGTCGCGCACAGCTTCGGCCGCGCGCTGCTCAAGCGCGGGCAGGTGGTGCTGGTCTCGGAGATGGAGCACCACGCGAACCTGGTGCCCTGGCAAATGCTGCGCGATGCGGGCTTCGGCATCGGGCTGCGCTTCATCCGCGTGACCGATGCGGGGGAACTCGACCTGGACGACTATGCCCGGCACCTCGCGCAGGGCGATGTCGGGCTCGTTTCCGTCACGCACATGTCCAATGTGCTGGGCACCGTGACGCCGGCCGCCCGCATCGCGCGCATGGCGCATGAGGCCGGCGCCCGCGTCATGTTTGACGGCAGCCAGGCCGCGGTCCACCGCGCCGTGGATGTGCGCGCCATTGACGCGGATTTCTACGCCTTCACCGGGCACAAGCTGTACGGGCCCACCGGCATCGGCGTGCTCTATGGCAAGCGCGAATTGCTGGACTCCATGCCTCCCTTCCAGGGCGGCGGCGACATGATCGAGACGGTCACGCTGGAAGGCTCCACCTGGGCCGCGCCCCCTGCCCGCTTCGAACCCGGCACGCCCGCCATCATCGAGGCGGCGGGCCTGCTGGCGGCCATCGAGTACGTGAACGCCATCGGCATGGAGGCCATCGAGGCGCATGAGCGCACGCTGGTGGAACACGCCTCCGCCACCCTCGCCCAGGTGCCCGGCCTGACCCTGCTGGGCTCGGCGCAGGACCGGGGCGGCGTCTTCGCCTTCTCCCTGGACGTGGCGCACCCGCATGACCTGTCCACCTTCCTCGACCGGCGGGGCATCTGCGTCCGCGCCGGCCGCCATTGCGCGGAGCCGCTGCATGCGCGCTTCGGGCTGGAGGGCGGCACCTCCCGTGCCTCCTTCGGCCTCTACACCACCGCCGAGGAAATCGACGCGCTGGCCGAGGCGCTGGTCGCCGCGCGGAAATTCTTCGCATGA
- the sufU gene encoding Fe-S cluster assembly sulfur transfer protein SufU: MTGQAAGFEELRDLYQEVILDHGRKPRNHFRMEVFDASARGDNPMCGDRVELFLALADGHISKASFIGRGCAISQASASLLTELVPGLTPGEARAMGARLREMAKTGVRDGSTPALERLSALSGVHEFPSRVKCATLAWHALDAALDGSKEASSE; encoded by the coding sequence ATGACGGGGCAGGCGGCCGGGTTCGAGGAATTGCGGGACCTCTACCAGGAGGTCATCCTCGACCATGGCCGCAAGCCTCGGAACCATTTCCGCATGGAGGTCTTCGACGCCTCCGCCCGCGGTGACAACCCGATGTGCGGCGACCGGGTGGAGCTTTTCCTGGCGCTGGCGGATGGCCATATCAGCAAGGCCAGCTTCATCGGCCGCGGCTGCGCCATCAGCCAGGCCAGCGCCTCGCTGCTGACGGAGCTGGTGCCGGGCCTGACGCCCGGGGAGGCCCGCGCCATGGGCGCCCGCCTGCGCGAGATGGCGAAGACCGGTGTGCGCGATGGCAGCACACCGGCGTTGGAACGGCTGTCCGCCCTGTCGGGCGTGCATGAATTTCCCAGCCGGGTGAAGTGCGCCACGCTCGCGTGGCACGCGCTCGACGCCGCGCTGGATGGATCGAAGGAGGCGAGCAGTGAGTGA
- a CDS encoding SUF system Fe-S cluster assembly protein, whose protein sequence is MDRRRRAVSDQAASHGSWTPEGETLPAVTEEGVIEALKTVFDPEIPVDIYELGLVYAIELEEGGRVKVEMTLTTPSCPSAQELPSMAEEAIRQMPGVTDCQVEIVWDPPWDQSRMSEDARLALNMF, encoded by the coding sequence ATGGATCGAAGGAGGCGAGCAGTGAGTGACCAGGCCGCCAGCCACGGAAGCTGGACCCCGGAGGGCGAAACCCTGCCGGCCGTGACCGAAGAGGGCGTCATCGAGGCGCTGAAGACCGTCTTCGACCCCGAAATTCCCGTGGACATCTACGAACTCGGTCTCGTCTACGCGATCGAGCTGGAGGAGGGCGGGCGCGTGAAGGTCGAGATGACGCTGACCACCCCCTCCTGCCCCTCGGCGCAGGAATTGCCCTCCATGGCCGAGGAGGCCATCCGCCAGATGCCCGGCGTCACCGATTGCCAGGTCGAGATCGTGTGGGACCCGCCCTGGGACCAGTCGCGGATGAGCGAGGATGCGCGCCTCGCGCTGAACATGTTCTGA
- a CDS encoding HesB/IscA family protein, with protein MSTTTEAPRVKRELPPLMSLSEAAAERLRRLYDKAEAGKLLRIGVKTKGCSGMAYDLSFVESQGPGDERVTDKGITILVDRKATLYLLGTTMDYEVKPMSAGFVFVNPNEKGRCGCGESFHV; from the coding sequence ATGAGCACCACCACCGAAGCCCCGCGCGTGAAGCGGGAATTGCCGCCCCTGATGTCCCTCTCCGAGGCGGCTGCCGAACGCCTGCGCCGCCTCTACGACAAGGCGGAAGCCGGCAAGCTGCTGCGCATCGGCGTGAAGACGAAGGGCTGCTCCGGCATGGCCTATGATTTGAGCTTCGTGGAAAGCCAAGGGCCGGGCGATGAGCGCGTGACCGACAAGGGCATCACCATCCTGGTGGACCGCAAGGCCACCCTCTACCTCCTCGGCACCACCATGGACTACGAGGTGAAGCCGATGAGCGCCGGCTTCGTCTTCGTGAATCCGAACGAGAAGGGCCGCTGCGGCTGCGGCGAGAGCTTCCACGTCTGA
- a CDS encoding sulfite exporter TauE/SafE family protein produces the protein MYDVGWLMALAAAMVATGVVSGTLAGLLGVGGGIVIVPLLFNVFPFFDIPDAIQMKLAVGTSLATIIPTSIVSARKHRATGAMDETLLRSIWLPMMLGVAIGTALAVHVRGEGLTAVFAVVALLVALNMGFTGVDFRVAEKVPEGPPRAALGMGIGSVSAMMGIGGGTLGVPILSMFGHPIRAAVATSSVFGLIISVPATIGFIWGGWNDPNLPPWSLGYVSLIGFALIVPSSIIATPWGVKLAHTIKPLWLKRAFALFLAVTSLRMFYSLFS, from the coding sequence ATGTATGATGTGGGGTGGCTGATGGCGCTTGCGGCGGCCATGGTGGCGACGGGCGTCGTCTCCGGGACGCTGGCGGGGCTGCTGGGCGTGGGCGGCGGCATCGTCATCGTGCCGCTGCTGTTCAACGTCTTTCCCTTCTTCGACATCCCGGACGCCATCCAGATGAAGCTGGCGGTGGGCACCTCGCTCGCCACCATCATCCCCACCTCCATCGTCTCGGCGCGCAAGCACCGCGCCACGGGCGCGATGGACGAGACGCTGCTGCGCTCCATCTGGCTGCCCATGATGCTGGGTGTGGCCATCGGCACCGCACTGGCCGTGCATGTGCGCGGCGAAGGGCTGACGGCCGTCTTCGCCGTGGTCGCGCTGCTGGTGGCGCTGAACATGGGCTTCACGGGCGTGGATTTCCGCGTGGCGGAGAAGGTGCCCGAAGGCCCGCCGCGCGCGGCACTCGGCATGGGCATCGGCAGCGTGAGCGCGATGATGGGAATCGGCGGCGGCACGCTGGGCGTGCCGATCCTGTCCATGTTCGGCCACCCCATCCGCGCGGCGGTGGCCACCTCCAGCGTCTTCGGCCTGATCATCTCGGTGCCAGCCACCATCGGCTTCATCTGGGGCGGCTGGAATGATCCGAATCTGCCGCCCTGGTCGCTCGGCTATGTCAGCCTGATCGGCTTTGCGCTGATCGTGCCCAGCTCCATCATCGCCACGCCCTGGGGCGTGAAGCTGGCCCACACCATCAAGCCGCTCTGGCTGAAGCGGGCCTTCGCGCTGTTCCTGGCCGTGACCAGCCTCAGGATGTTCTACAGCCTCTTCAGCTGA